The following coding sequences are from one Xiphophorus couchianus chromosome 22, X_couchianus-1.0, whole genome shotgun sequence window:
- the kif20ba gene encoding kinesin-like protein KIF20B isoform X9, which yields MTDSCLNQTDLRRLAEDGKNKLSAEFIPSPELPHSCMEDKEHLQVYLRIRPLTSAERSNGESQDCVAMETPDTVLLKPPSLSLLARLSSDKSLPQTGQRFQFSRVYGPETTQSELFEGTVKDLVKNVLEGENSLIFTYGITNSGKTFTFLGPDSEAEAGILPRALHLIFSSIGDNVFQGLSVKPHRCREFLALSRQQQADEALFKNSLLKQLRENEKSSSSLQNATSKTWFEAVCRVLEGLLSAGSTAPQPSTAAQDRIILDVKPNTKFSVWVSFCEIYNENILDLLEVAQSGALRRPALRLAQDANSNSYVKDLRWVQVSSAEEAFRVVKLGRRNQSFSSTRLNQLSSRSHSIFSIRILSVEDSDPPRVHTISELCLCDLAGSERCAKTQNKGERLKEAGNINASLLSLGKCIKALRYNQQAKLLQHIPFRESKLTHYLQGFFCGRGRACMIVNINQCASMYDETLNVLKFSAVAQKVVVLISRPLPAVASCSDSSSFRASGRRSAGWETSLEDVLEDEEEEEEEEEDSVMEDTMDQTTNGGEEEEVINKGMHEQQVALLRQLQVQLKMERSENLLLEARVREEISREFSELFSDMQKDYDERLVREREILEERGERRLEIFKNLVKNLSSAGCSSDSVTMDRFLSCQASELPGASHFSLGSGPTEKKPEDDQNHEHRADEAEEKKWLLLQLQEKSVQVAQLEQQLEDLKKKTELGSQNSSDRGKDKDQLQEALTALQKEQTKREELMAALEYQTLGKEEALASLQEERRAREEVQSALEESRRQQQEPRVAEQVEVQTAVHLQPAVEELEEKIQDQSYQIHVLTEELQQLKQLHTPVFSYSDGVDIQLWKEVSELSKRLEEEKKRSETKQKLIQQLDEERKQREAAIEQQVRELQRKLEEQEELRVQLESQREASNQEAEQLHLKLRLQQEAAEKLRDDLREAELHSNTASTSAEDLHRVNSDLRKEITSLKEEASSEMEQMRREKDRQLEEKLAEMERRSAEREAELLEELQEAERKVAALQENLHQSEQKVATLQEAEQKVATLQENLHQSEQKVATLQEAEQKVATLQENLHQSEQKVATLQEAEQKVATLQENLHQSEQKVVTLQETLHQSEQKVATLLKNLHQSEQKVATLQENLHQSEQKVVNLQETLHQSEQKVATLQEAERKIATLQENLQESQQLAVTLQRKLQEVEQQVATLQEKLQETERREEEKNLAAQEVRRKEVERRQELLAVAHEALAEKDAELEKKAGEISRLKLEAQEEAQQVKSLRLELQRKEDDSSDLREKLADYRKQVQQVQKEVSAMRAEETALKQKLSDSEKTKKQLQSDLSSRDRTIQQLRAEQQDSKAAQLYQEACKELQAKQQVMEDMRLALTEQEETQQQMEQVLDDKMRLMQELSAEVEKLKGKLLEQNRGSGRPSDDLGLARDEASRAQQSLKVLTEKQQAERRKWQEEKLSLIGQAKEAEDKRNQEMRKFAEDRERYCRQQSLLESRLEEKEAAMESWRAERDTLVAALEVQLQKLLASQADKDKLIKELQQQSAASPAGANGGRRSLRVAELQAALVEKEAEIERLKENLQKNTAEQSDSSALAKKAKAEPLQPERRETRSSASSRGSSGFPSVLESSEVSTETGRTSRFPRPELEISFSPLQPNRLALRRQGDDSAVTVKISRTGRKRKSGEMEKSHIFRRTKRRTARQEEVETENRRNTRTKLTPKLSPRTEESATSQSSLRSRKDGTLQKIGDFLQRSPTVLGSGAKKMMSLVSGRVDAQSASSSSSSSSPLRLTTKRSRKKLYRPEISCPMEMPSHPIINQETKDGDGSQQIKLRLRSRVAKC from the exons ATGACTGACTCCTGCCTGAACCAGACTGACCTACGAAGACTCGCTGAAGATGGGAAAAATAAACTCTCAGCAGAGTTCATCCCCTCACCAGAACTACCG cATTCCTGCATGGAGGATAAAGAACACCTGCAGGTTTACCTCAGAATCCGACCCTTGACCTCAGCAGAAAGAAGCAATGGAGAGTCACAG gactgtgttgccatggaaaccccAGATACGGTTCTCCTGAAGCCTCCCAGTCTGTCCCTTTTGGCCCGGCTCAGCAGTGATAAATCCCTTCCTCAGACCGGCCAGCGCTTCCAGTTCTCCAGG GTTTACGGCCCAGAAACGACACAAAGTGAGCTGTTTGAAGGCACCGTCAAAGATCTGGTCAAAAATGTCCTGGAAGGAGAAAACTCTCTGATTTTCACCTATGGAATCACCAACTCTGGGAAGACCTTCACGTTCCTCG GTCCCGACTCTGAAGCTGAAGCTGGAATCCTGCCCCGGGCGCTGCACCTCATCTTCAGCAGCATCGGTGACAATGTGTTCCAGGGCCTGAGCGTCAAGCCGCACCGCTGCAGGGAGTTCCTGGCTCTGAGCCGCCAGCAGCAGGCCGACGAGGCGCTGTTCAAGAACAGCCTGCTCAAACAACTCAGAGAG aatgagaagagcagcagcagcctgcagAACGCGACCAGCAAGACTTGGTTTGAAG ctgtcTGTAGGGTTTTAGAAGGTCTGTTGTCTGCAGGCTCCACGGCGCCGCAGCCCAGTACTGCAGCCCAAGACAGAATCATCCTGGACGTCAAACCCAACACCAAGTTCTCCGTCTGGGTCTCCTTCTGTGAGATCTACAACGAGAACATCCTCGACCTCCTGGAGGTGGCACAGAGCGGGGCGCTGCGCAGGCCGGCTCTGCGGCTGGCACAGGACGCCAACAGCAACTCCTACGTGAAAG ATCTACGCTGGGTCCAGGTGAGCAGTGCTGAGGAGGCGTTCAGAGTGGTGAAACTGGGCCGGAGGAACCAGAGCTTCTCCTCCACCCGCCTCAACCAACTCTCCAGCAGGAG TCACAGCATCTTCTCCATCCGGATTCTGAGCGTAGAGGACAGCGACCCGCCCAGAGTCCACACCATCAGCGA GTTGTGTCTGTGTGACCTGGCTGGCTCCGAGCGATGTGCCAAGACTCAGAACAAAGGAGAGCGCCTGAAGGAGGCAGGAAACATCAACGCCTCACTGCTCAGCTTGGGGAAGTGCATCAAAGCTCTACGCTACAACCAGCAGGCCAA GCTGCTGCAGCACATTCCCTTCAGGGAGAGCAAGCTCACACACTACCTGCAGGGCTTCTTCTGCGGCCGGGGCAGAGCCTGCATGATTGTCAACATCAACCAGTGCGCCTCCATGTACGACGAGACCCTCAACGTCCTCAAGTTCTCCGCCGTGGCCCAGAAG GTGGTCGTCCTGATCTCCAGGCCGCTCCCTGCCGTCGCGTCCTGCAGTGACTCCTCCTCCTTCAGAGCCTCAGGGAGGAGGAGCGCCGGCTGGGAGACCAGTCTGGAGGACGTTctggaggatgaggaggaggaggaggaggaagaagaagacagtGTCATGGAGGACACTATGGATCAGACGACCAacggaggagaagaagaggaagtcATCAACAAAGGGATGCATGAG cagcaggtggcGCTGTTGAGGCAACTGCAGGTCCAGCTGAAGATGGAGCGCTCGGAGAACCTGCTGCTGGAGGCCCGGGTCAGAGAGGAGATCAGTCGCGAGTTCTCAGAGCTGTTCTCCGACATGCAGAAGGACTACGA tgagCGCCTGGTCAGGGAGAGGGAGATCCTGGAGGAGCGAGGTGAAAGGAGGCTGGAGATCTTCAAGAACCTGGTCAAGAACTTGTCCTCAGCTGGCTGCAGCTCGGACTCGGTCACCATG GACAGATTTCTGAGCTGTCAGGCCTCTGAGCTGCCAGGTGCATCTCACTTCAGCCTCGGATCCGGACCGACTGAAAAGAAACCTGAAGACGATCAGAACCACGAGCACAGAG ctgatgaagcagaagaaaagaaatggctTCTTCTTCAGCTCCAGGAAAAGTCAGTGCAGGTGGCCCAGttggagcagcagctggaggacctgaagaagaagacagaacTGGGCTCACAGAACAGCTCTGATCGAGGCAAAGATAAAGATCAGCTCCAG GAAGCTCTGACTGCGCTTCAGAAGGAGCAGACGAAGAGAGAGGAGCTGATGGCTGCGCTGGAGTACCAGACTCTGGGGAAGGAGGAGGCGCTGGCCTCCCTCCAGGAGGAGCGCAGAGCCAGGGAGGAGGTGCAGTCTGCTCTGGAGGAGAGCcggcggcagcagcaggagcCCCGAGTGGCGGAGCAGGTGGAGGTGCAGACTGCAGTCCACCTGCAGCCTgctgtggaggagctggaggagaagatCCAGGATCAGTCCTACCAGATCCACGTCCTcacagaggagctgcagcagctaaaGCAGCTGCACACGCCTGTTTTCTCTTACTCTGACGGCGTCGACATCCAGCTGTGGAAGGAAGTCTCTGAGCTCAGCAagaggctggaggaggagaagaagaggagcgAGACGAAGCAGAAACTCATCCAGCAGCTggatgaggagaggaaacaaagAGAGGCCGCAATAGAGCAGCAGGTCAGagagctgcagaggaagctTGAGGAGCAGGAAGAACTGCGAGTCCAGCTGGAATCCCAACGGGAAGCGTCCAATCAGGAAGCAGAGCAGCTGCATCTGAAGCTCAGActgcagcaggaagctgcagagaaactgagAGACGACCTGAGAGAAGCTGAGCTCCACAGCAACACCGCCTCAACCAGCGCTGAAGACCTGCACAGGGTGAACTCTGACCTCCGGAAGGAGATCACGTCCCTGAAGGAAGAGGCTTCCTCTGAGATGGAGCAGATGAGACGAGAGAAGGACCggcagctggaggagaagcTGGCTGAGATGGAGAGAAGATCTGCTGAGAGGGAAgcagagctgctggaggagctgcaggaagcAGAGCGAAAGGTCGCAGCCCTGCAGGAGAACCTGCATCAGTCAGAGCAAAAGGTTGCGACCCTGCAGGAAGCAGAGCAAAAGGTCGCGACCCTGCAGGAGAACCTGCATCAGTCAGAGCAAAAG GTTGCGACCCTGCAGGAAGCAGAGCAAAAGGTCGCGACCCTGCAGGAGAACCTGCATCAGTCAGAGCAAAAGGTTGCGACCCTGCAGGAAGCAGAGCAAAAGGTCGCGACCCTGCAGGAGAACCTGCATCAGTCAGAGCAAAAGGTCGTGACCCTGCAGGAGACCCTGCATCAGTCAGAGCAAAAGGTTGCGACCCTGCTGAAGAATCTGCATCAGTCAGAGCAAAAG GTCGCGACCCTGCAGGAGAACCTGCATCAGTCAGAGCAAAAGGTTGTGAACCTGCAGGAGACCCTGCATCAGTCAGAGCAAAAGGTCGCAACCCTGCAGGAGGCAGAACGAAAGATTGCAACCTTGCAGGAGAATCTGCAGGAGTCACAACAACTGGCCGTAACTCTGCAAAGGAAACTGCAGGAAGTTGAGCAACAGGTGGCGACCTTGCAGGAGAAGCTGCAGGAAACAGAGCGAcgggaggaggagaagaaccTTGCTGCCCAGGAAGTGAGGAGGAAGGAGGTGGAGCGGCGGCAGGAGCTGCTGGCTGTGGCTCATGAGGCCTTAGCTGAGAAGGATGCCGAGCTGGAGAAGAAAGCCGGGGAGATCAGCAG GCTGAAGCTGGAGGCTCAAGAGGAGGCGCAGCAGGTGAAGAGCCTCCGTCTGGAGCTTCAGAGGAAGGAGGATGACTCGTCCGACCTCAGAGAGAAGCTGGCTGACTACAGGAAGCAGGTCCAGCAGGTCCAGAAGGAG GTGTCGGCCATGAGAGCAGAGGAGACGGCCCTGAAGCAGAAGCTTTCTGACTCGGAAAAAACCAAGAAGCAGCTGCAGTCGGACCTGAGCAGCAGAGACAGAACCATCCAGCAGCTCAGAGCC GAGCAACAGGACTCTAAGGCTGCCCAGCTCTACCAGGAGGCCTGTAAAG agctgcaggCCAAGCAGCAGGTGATGGAGGACATGCGGCTGGCGCTGACGGAGCAGGAGGAGACGCAGCAGCAGATGGAGCAGGTCCTGGACGACAAGATGCGTCTGATGCAGGAGCTCTCTGCAG AGGTGGAGAAGCTGAAGGGGAAGCTGCTGGAGCAGAACAGAGGGTCCGGCCGACCTTCAGACGATCTCGGGCTGGCCAGAGACGAAGCTTCCCGAGCCCAGCAGAGCTTAAAG GTGTTGACAGAGAAACAGCAGGCTGAAcgcaggaagtggcaggaggagAAGCTGTCTCTGATTGGCCAGGCCAAAGAGGCAGAGGACAAGAGGAACCAAGAGATGAGGAAGTTTGCTGAAGACCGAGAGCGCTACTGTCGCCAGCAGAGCCTCCTG GAGTCCAGgctggaggagaaggaggcAGCCATGGAGAGCTGGAGGGCGGAGCGGGACACGCTGGTCGCCGCTCTGGAGGTACAGCTGCAGAAGCTGCTGGCCAGCCAGGCGGACAAAGACAAGCTCATcaaggagctgcagcagcagagcgcAGCATCACCAGCTGGG gcTAATGGTGGCCGTCGTTCTCTCAGAGTGGCAGAGCTGCAGGCAGCTCTAGTGGAGAAGGAAGCAGAGATCGAGCGGCTGAAGGAAAACCTccagaaaaacacagcagagcag aGTGACAGTTCTGCTCTGGCTAAGAAAGCAAAGGCTGAACCGCTGCAGCCAGAGAGGAGGGAGACAAGATCGTCTGCCAGCAGTCGG GGTTCGTCCGGCTTCCCCTCGGTGCTGGAGTCCTCCGAGGTTTCCACGGAAACGGGCCGGACGAGCCGCTTCCCCCGGCCGGAGTTGGAGATCTCGTTCAGCCCGCTGCAGCCCAACCGCCTGGCGCTGCGGCGGCAGGGCGACGACAGCGCCGTCACCGTCAAGATCAGCCGGACTGGACGCAAGAGGAAGAGCGGCGAGATGGAGAAG tctCACATTTTCAGGAGGACTAAGAGACGAACAGCACGCCAG GAGGAAGTGGAGACGGAGAACCGGAGGAACACCAGAACCAAACTCACACCAAAGCTGAGCCCACGGACAGAGGAG AGCGCTACCTCCCAGAGCAGCCTCCGCAGCAGGAAGGACGGCACGCTGCAGAAGATCGGAGACTTCCTGCAGAGGTCCCCGACCGTGCTGGGCTCTGGAG CCAAGAAGATGATGAGCCTGGTCAGCGGCCGTGTGGATGCCCAGtcagcctcttcctcctcttcctcctcttcccccCTCCGTTTGACGACCaagaggagcagaaagaaaCTCTACAGGCCTGAAATCTCCTGCCCCATGGAAATGCCCTCCCACCCG ATTATTAACCAGGAGACGAAGGACGGCGACGGCAGCCAGCAGATCAAGCTGCGCCTCCGCTCCAGAGTGGCTAAATGCTAG
- the kif20ba gene encoding kinesin-like protein KIF20B isoform X15, giving the protein MTDSCLNQTDLRRLAEDGKNKLSAEFIPSPELPHSCMEDKEHLQVYLRIRPLTSAERSNGESQDCVAMETPDTVLLKPPSLSLLARLSSDKSLPQTGQRFQFSRVYGPETTQSELFEGTVKDLVKNVLEGENSLIFTYGITNSGKTFTFLGPDSEAEAGILPRALHLIFSSIGDNVFQGLSVKPHRCREFLALSRQQQADEALFKNSLLKQLRENEKSSSSLQNATSKTWFEAVCRVLEGLLSAGSTAPQPSTAAQDRIILDVKPNTKFSVWVSFCEIYNENILDLLEVAQSGALRRPALRLAQDANSNSYVKDLRWVQVSSAEEAFRVVKLGRRNQSFSSTRLNQLSSRSHSIFSIRILSVEDSDPPRVHTISELCLCDLAGSERCAKTQNKGERLKEAGNINASLLSLGKCIKALRYNQQAKLLQHIPFRESKLTHYLQGFFCGRGRACMIVNINQCASMYDETLNVLKFSAVAQKVVVLISRPLPAVASCSDSSSFRASGRRSAGWETSLEDVLEDEEEEEEEEEDSVMEDTMDQTTNGGEEEEVINKGMHEQQVALLRQLQVQLKMERSENLLLEARVREEISREFSELFSDMQKDYDERLVREREILEERGERRLEIFKNLVKNLSSAGCSSDSVTMDRFLSCQASELPGASHFSLGSGPTEKKPEDDQNHEHRADEAEEKKWLLLQLQEKSVQVAQLEQQLEDLKKKTELGSQNSSDRGKDKDQLQEALTALQKEQTKREELMAALEYQTLGKEEALASLQEERRAREEVQSALEESRRQQQEPRVAEQVEVQTAVHLQPAVEELEEKIQDQSYQIHVLTEELQQLKQLHTPVFSYSDGVDIQLWKEVSELSKRLEEEKKRSETKQKLIQQLDEERKQREAAIEQQVRELQRKLEEQEELRVQLESQREASNQEAEQLHLKLRLQQEAAEKLRDDLREAELHSNTASTSAEDLHRVNSDLRKEITSLKEEASSEMEQMRREKDRQLEEKLAEMERRSAEREAELLEELQEAERKVAALQENLHQSEQKVATLQEAEQKVATLQENLHQSEQKVATLQEAEQKVATLQENLHQSEQKVATLQENLHQSEQKVVTLQETLHQSEQKVATLLKNLHQSEQKVATLQENLHQSEQKVVNLQETLHQSEQKVATLQEAERKIATLQENLQESQQLAVTLQRKLQEVEQQVATLQEKLQETERREEEKNLAAQEVRRKEVERRQELLAVAHEALAEKDAELEKKAGEISRLKLEAQEEAQQVKSLRLELQRKEDDSSDLREKLADYRKQVQQVQKEVSAMRAEETALKQKLSDSEKTKKQLQSDLSSRDRTIQQLRAEQQDSKAAQLYQEACKELQAKQQVMEDMRLALTEQEETQQQMEQVLDDKMRLMQELSAEVEKLKGKLLEQNRGSGRPSDDLGLARDEASRAQQSLKVLTEKQQAERRKWQEEKLSLIGQAKEAEDKRNQEMRKFAEDRERYCRQQSLLESRLEEKEAAMESWRAERDTLVAALEVQLQKLLASQADKDKLIKELQQQSAASPAGANGGRRSLRVAELQAALVEKEAEIERLKENLQKNTAEQSDSSALAKKAKAEPLQPERRETRSSASSRGSSGFPSVLESSEVSTETGRTSRFPRPELEISFSPLQPNRLALRRQGDDSAVTVKISRTGRKRKSGEMEKSHIFRRTKRRTARQEEVETENRRNTRTKLTPKLSPRTEESATSQSSLRSRKDGTLQKIGDFLQRSPTVLGSGAKKMMSLVSGRVDAQSASSSSSSSSPLRLTTKRSRKKLYRPEISCPMEMPSHPIINQETKDGDGSQQIKLRLRSRVAKC; this is encoded by the exons ATGACTGACTCCTGCCTGAACCAGACTGACCTACGAAGACTCGCTGAAGATGGGAAAAATAAACTCTCAGCAGAGTTCATCCCCTCACCAGAACTACCG cATTCCTGCATGGAGGATAAAGAACACCTGCAGGTTTACCTCAGAATCCGACCCTTGACCTCAGCAGAAAGAAGCAATGGAGAGTCACAG gactgtgttgccatggaaaccccAGATACGGTTCTCCTGAAGCCTCCCAGTCTGTCCCTTTTGGCCCGGCTCAGCAGTGATAAATCCCTTCCTCAGACCGGCCAGCGCTTCCAGTTCTCCAGG GTTTACGGCCCAGAAACGACACAAAGTGAGCTGTTTGAAGGCACCGTCAAAGATCTGGTCAAAAATGTCCTGGAAGGAGAAAACTCTCTGATTTTCACCTATGGAATCACCAACTCTGGGAAGACCTTCACGTTCCTCG GTCCCGACTCTGAAGCTGAAGCTGGAATCCTGCCCCGGGCGCTGCACCTCATCTTCAGCAGCATCGGTGACAATGTGTTCCAGGGCCTGAGCGTCAAGCCGCACCGCTGCAGGGAGTTCCTGGCTCTGAGCCGCCAGCAGCAGGCCGACGAGGCGCTGTTCAAGAACAGCCTGCTCAAACAACTCAGAGAG aatgagaagagcagcagcagcctgcagAACGCGACCAGCAAGACTTGGTTTGAAG ctgtcTGTAGGGTTTTAGAAGGTCTGTTGTCTGCAGGCTCCACGGCGCCGCAGCCCAGTACTGCAGCCCAAGACAGAATCATCCTGGACGTCAAACCCAACACCAAGTTCTCCGTCTGGGTCTCCTTCTGTGAGATCTACAACGAGAACATCCTCGACCTCCTGGAGGTGGCACAGAGCGGGGCGCTGCGCAGGCCGGCTCTGCGGCTGGCACAGGACGCCAACAGCAACTCCTACGTGAAAG ATCTACGCTGGGTCCAGGTGAGCAGTGCTGAGGAGGCGTTCAGAGTGGTGAAACTGGGCCGGAGGAACCAGAGCTTCTCCTCCACCCGCCTCAACCAACTCTCCAGCAGGAG TCACAGCATCTTCTCCATCCGGATTCTGAGCGTAGAGGACAGCGACCCGCCCAGAGTCCACACCATCAGCGA GTTGTGTCTGTGTGACCTGGCTGGCTCCGAGCGATGTGCCAAGACTCAGAACAAAGGAGAGCGCCTGAAGGAGGCAGGAAACATCAACGCCTCACTGCTCAGCTTGGGGAAGTGCATCAAAGCTCTACGCTACAACCAGCAGGCCAA GCTGCTGCAGCACATTCCCTTCAGGGAGAGCAAGCTCACACACTACCTGCAGGGCTTCTTCTGCGGCCGGGGCAGAGCCTGCATGATTGTCAACATCAACCAGTGCGCCTCCATGTACGACGAGACCCTCAACGTCCTCAAGTTCTCCGCCGTGGCCCAGAAG GTGGTCGTCCTGATCTCCAGGCCGCTCCCTGCCGTCGCGTCCTGCAGTGACTCCTCCTCCTTCAGAGCCTCAGGGAGGAGGAGCGCCGGCTGGGAGACCAGTCTGGAGGACGTTctggaggatgaggaggaggaggaggaggaagaagaagacagtGTCATGGAGGACACTATGGATCAGACGACCAacggaggagaagaagaggaagtcATCAACAAAGGGATGCATGAG cagcaggtggcGCTGTTGAGGCAACTGCAGGTCCAGCTGAAGATGGAGCGCTCGGAGAACCTGCTGCTGGAGGCCCGGGTCAGAGAGGAGATCAGTCGCGAGTTCTCAGAGCTGTTCTCCGACATGCAGAAGGACTACGA tgagCGCCTGGTCAGGGAGAGGGAGATCCTGGAGGAGCGAGGTGAAAGGAGGCTGGAGATCTTCAAGAACCTGGTCAAGAACTTGTCCTCAGCTGGCTGCAGCTCGGACTCGGTCACCATG GACAGATTTCTGAGCTGTCAGGCCTCTGAGCTGCCAGGTGCATCTCACTTCAGCCTCGGATCCGGACCGACTGAAAAGAAACCTGAAGACGATCAGAACCACGAGCACAGAG ctgatgaagcagaagaaaagaaatggctTCTTCTTCAGCTCCAGGAAAAGTCAGTGCAGGTGGCCCAGttggagcagcagctggaggacctgaagaagaagacagaacTGGGCTCACAGAACAGCTCTGATCGAGGCAAAGATAAAGATCAGCTCCAG GAAGCTCTGACTGCGCTTCAGAAGGAGCAGACGAAGAGAGAGGAGCTGATGGCTGCGCTGGAGTACCAGACTCTGGGGAAGGAGGAGGCGCTGGCCTCCCTCCAGGAGGAGCGCAGAGCCAGGGAGGAGGTGCAGTCTGCTCTGGAGGAGAGCcggcggcagcagcaggagcCCCGAGTGGCGGAGCAGGTGGAGGTGCAGACTGCAGTCCACCTGCAGCCTgctgtggaggagctggaggagaagatCCAGGATCAGTCCTACCAGATCCACGTCCTcacagaggagctgcagcagctaaaGCAGCTGCACACGCCTGTTTTCTCTTACTCTGACGGCGTCGACATCCAGCTGTGGAAGGAAGTCTCTGAGCTCAGCAagaggctggaggaggagaagaagaggagcgAGACGAAGCAGAAACTCATCCAGCAGCTggatgaggagaggaaacaaagAGAGGCCGCAATAGAGCAGCAGGTCAGagagctgcagaggaagctTGAGGAGCAGGAAGAACTGCGAGTCCAGCTGGAATCCCAACGGGAAGCGTCCAATCAGGAAGCAGAGCAGCTGCATCTGAAGCTCAGActgcagcaggaagctgcagagaaactgagAGACGACCTGAGAGAAGCTGAGCTCCACAGCAACACCGCCTCAACCAGCGCTGAAGACCTGCACAGGGTGAACTCTGACCTCCGGAAGGAGATCACGTCCCTGAAGGAAGAGGCTTCCTCTGAGATGGAGCAGATGAGACGAGAGAAGGACCggcagctggaggagaagcTGGCTGAGATGGAGAGAAGATCTGCTGAGAGGGAAgcagagctgctggaggagctgcaggaagcAGAGCGAAAGGTCGCAGCCCTGCAGGAGAACCTGCATCAGTCAGAGCAAAAGGTTGCGACCCTGCAGGAAGCAGAGCAAAAGGTCGCGACCCTGCAGGAGAACCTGCATCAGTCAGAGCAAAAG GTTGCGACCCTGCAGGAAGCAGAGCAAAAGGTCGCGACCCTGCAGGAGAACCTGCATCAGTCAGAGCAAAAG GTCGCGACCCTGCAGGAGAACCTGCATCAGTCAGAGCAAAAGGTCGTGACCCTGCAGGAGACCCTGCATCAGTCAGAGCAAAAGGTTGCGACCCTGCTGAAGAATCTGCATCAGTCAGAGCAAAAG GTCGCGACCCTGCAGGAGAACCTGCATCAGTCAGAGCAAAAGGTTGTGAACCTGCAGGAGACCCTGCATCAGTCAGAGCAAAAGGTCGCAACCCTGCAGGAGGCAGAACGAAAGATTGCAACCTTGCAGGAGAATCTGCAGGAGTCACAACAACTGGCCGTAACTCTGCAAAGGAAACTGCAGGAAGTTGAGCAACAGGTGGCGACCTTGCAGGAGAAGCTGCAGGAAACAGAGCGAcgggaggaggagaagaaccTTGCTGCCCAGGAAGTGAGGAGGAAGGAGGTGGAGCGGCGGCAGGAGCTGCTGGCTGTGGCTCATGAGGCCTTAGCTGAGAAGGATGCCGAGCTGGAGAAGAAAGCCGGGGAGATCAGCAG GCTGAAGCTGGAGGCTCAAGAGGAGGCGCAGCAGGTGAAGAGCCTCCGTCTGGAGCTTCAGAGGAAGGAGGATGACTCGTCCGACCTCAGAGAGAAGCTGGCTGACTACAGGAAGCAGGTCCAGCAGGTCCAGAAGGAG GTGTCGGCCATGAGAGCAGAGGAGACGGCCCTGAAGCAGAAGCTTTCTGACTCGGAAAAAACCAAGAAGCAGCTGCAGTCGGACCTGAGCAGCAGAGACAGAACCATCCAGCAGCTCAGAGCC GAGCAACAGGACTCTAAGGCTGCCCAGCTCTACCAGGAGGCCTGTAAAG agctgcaggCCAAGCAGCAGGTGATGGAGGACATGCGGCTGGCGCTGACGGAGCAGGAGGAGACGCAGCAGCAGATGGAGCAGGTCCTGGACGACAAGATGCGTCTGATGCAGGAGCTCTCTGCAG AGGTGGAGAAGCTGAAGGGGAAGCTGCTGGAGCAGAACAGAGGGTCCGGCCGACCTTCAGACGATCTCGGGCTGGCCAGAGACGAAGCTTCCCGAGCCCAGCAGAGCTTAAAG GTGTTGACAGAGAAACAGCAGGCTGAAcgcaggaagtggcaggaggagAAGCTGTCTCTGATTGGCCAGGCCAAAGAGGCAGAGGACAAGAGGAACCAAGAGATGAGGAAGTTTGCTGAAGACCGAGAGCGCTACTGTCGCCAGCAGAGCCTCCTG GAGTCCAGgctggaggagaaggaggcAGCCATGGAGAGCTGGAGGGCGGAGCGGGACACGCTGGTCGCCGCTCTGGAGGTACAGCTGCAGAAGCTGCTGGCCAGCCAGGCGGACAAAGACAAGCTCATcaaggagctgcagcagcagagcgcAGCATCACCAGCTGGG gcTAATGGTGGCCGTCGTTCTCTCAGAGTGGCAGAGCTGCAGGCAGCTCTAGTGGAGAAGGAAGCAGAGATCGAGCGGCTGAAGGAAAACCTccagaaaaacacagcagagcag aGTGACAGTTCTGCTCTGGCTAAGAAAGCAAAGGCTGAACCGCTGCAGCCAGAGAGGAGGGAGACAAGATCGTCTGCCAGCAGTCGG GGTTCGTCCGGCTTCCCCTCGGTGCTGGAGTCCTCCGAGGTTTCCACGGAAACGGGCCGGACGAGCCGCTTCCCCCGGCCGGAGTTGGAGATCTCGTTCAGCCCGCTGCAGCCCAACCGCCTGGCGCTGCGGCGGCAGGGCGACGACAGCGCCGTCACCGTCAAGATCAGCCGGACTGGACGCAAGAGGAAGAGCGGCGAGATGGAGAAG tctCACATTTTCAGGAGGACTAAGAGACGAACAGCACGCCAG GAGGAAGTGGAGACGGAGAACCGGAGGAACACCAGAACCAAACTCACACCAAAGCTGAGCCCACGGACAGAGGAG AGCGCTACCTCCCAGAGCAGCCTCCGCAGCAGGAAGGACGGCACGCTGCAGAAGATCGGAGACTTCCTGCAGAGGTCCCCGACCGTGCTGGGCTCTGGAG CCAAGAAGATGATGAGCCTGGTCAGCGGCCGTGTGGATGCCCAGtcagcctcttcctcctcttcctcctcttcccccCTCCGTTTGACGACCaagaggagcagaaagaaaCTCTACAGGCCTGAAATCTCCTGCCCCATGGAAATGCCCTCCCACCCG ATTATTAACCAGGAGACGAAGGACGGCGACGGCAGCCAGCAGATCAAGCTGCGCCTCCGCTCCAGAGTGGCTAAATGCTAG